The Aquila chrysaetos chrysaetos chromosome 7, bAquChr1.4, whole genome shotgun sequence DNA segment CCAAAACAACTATTTCCCCACACTATCAAATGCAACCACTTAGAAGTgtgaaaagcaacattttttttgcaaggcaTAGCAGTACACAACAAGAgtttttttgaatgaaagacTATTCATTATCTCTCTAAGTGCTACTGACTGATATCTTAAATGGCATTTCCTTGTTTCCCAACTACTtactttccctttctccacacCAAAAAGATTACAGAACCTTATGTATCTACATTATATGTAAGGCAGTATAAAAGTTTCCAAAGTAGAGATATACTAGAATATGCTGAGAATTTCTCACCAAATACAGGTATACTAAACCTCTCAGGAAAAACAGTGAATTCTAATGTAATTAACACTTCTCTCAACTCTCCAATAGTAAGCAGAGGTAGTGAAAGGATGACTATAGAGTGATGGACATTACTATCACAGAAATTATGTTACATCTAAGTGCTAAGACTTACAGCATACTGCTAAGCCATATGAACAACAATGGAAGttacaaacagaacaaaatcttgggggtggagggaataAATAAAACTCAAGATCTAGAACTACAGCACTCCAGGCAGTCAAGAGAAGCCAGAGCCAAAAACATGCATCTATAACAAAATAAAGAGTCATCATACTGGAGATAACTCCTTAGCAATACTCACGCAATTTTCTTACAGGATGCCAAAGCACAGCAGAGTATATCATTCTCTTCATGCCACTTGCACCTACGCAAAATGAAGTTCAGGCTTATTTCAGAAGCATCTACATTGTTAATCAACATGAATACTTGGTCTGGTCAGAAGGAACAGGAACAAATATTAAAGATGTTATCTTTTGTCTCAGCGACCATACAGCACCTTTAACACTTCACAGAGGACCAGCGTTCAATAACTAAGCTCTAAGTGGTTGATGCAGAGTTAAAAAGGCATGCTTAACAGGCAACCTGCTTCATGCTGAGGTCGGggcaagggagaaaagagaatcCTAAGAGACAAATGGAATTTAAAGGTAACAATTTGAAATTTCCCATTAATGTGAAATAGTTCCTCTTAGTATAAGCATCTCCGTTTTCCTCTCCAAATGTGTGCtttaaactacatttttccGTTCTTGTTAAGGTCTCCCTCTAGTGTGAAGATACTCATGAGTAAGTGAAAACTGCCTGACTATAAAAAGTGACACTGATTATCCCAATGGACCTTAAAATCCATACTATAAGTAAGCAGacttccaagattttttttttttttttttaagatctacTAAAATTTAAGATCAAATTATTGGTTCTTACTGAAAACAGTAGCAGAGGAAAAGTTAAAAGTATATTTCTAAGTTAACTGCATCATCACTAAATATTCCCCCGCCACACCACAAGCTATATACCACTTCTTTGTACAAACGCAGAAGAatctgaaagcaggaaaagcttTACCATTCAAgactcacaggaaaaaaaaaaaaaaaagggaaaaagtccTACAAAGGAAATAGGATTCCAGATGTGTAATAAATAACATTCATTCcggaataaaaaaaaaagataggatCTAGCTTAACGCTTATGCTTGAGAACTTGATTTATACCACTAGCAAACATACCGTGTCCCTCATCACAGTAGCAGCGTGAGGCATTTGATGTATAACAACAGCCAGGTCCTCTCCAAATTACACTTCTAAGAGAGGCTGAATCTTCTCACTTCTATGATTTCCAGTTAAATATCACAACATATTTTATTCCCAGTTTTTACCACCACCTTTAAATTAGGCCTCAGACTCAGCATTAAAAAGCCATCTGTCTTTATACTTCTTTtgggaaagtatttttcacttcCAGTTGTACTCACAATGTGAcaggaagcattttttattaGAAGGCTTGCAGAACATTCTAGGCTAGCAGCATACAAGCTGTATGCAGGGCACCAAGACACATCAGGCTAATATACGTTTCCACAAAGAACTCAACATACCTGGTATTACTGGAGAAATCCCACAGGAAGACATCCAGTTCTCTACACACCCAAGTCTTGGATGGCTCCTTTTGGTATTTCTTCCTGTACAGTTCTATGACCAGGTCTTCTACATCAAGAAGCTCCAGATGGCTCTCAATGCCTGTAGCTCAGAGAAAATCCAGGTCAGGAGAACAAAAGAGTCAGTGAATATTCTGCGCAGCTCACTTCTCAGCCAGTCCCTATTCATTGCCCAGCCTCTTACCAGAGCATCAAAGCTCTTGTAAACCTTAACGAGTTATTCCACCAGTGGTTTTAATAAAACCTGGCTTCCTAGCAAAGTGTGTTGTTTTATATTCCCATCATTTTCTCCACCTCAGTAATCATGTATCCTACTTGTGGGCCATCTCTCCTCAGAAGCTATTAGTTTTCCCATGTGTTACCATACACCCACCTTCACAGTAACGTCACTGCCTCCAGCGCTCCTTTAACTGGCTGAGCAAGAAACAGTGTATGTTACTCTACAGATGCGCTCATTAGCCAGTTAGCTGATAATGCTGCTGGTTTACTGTCACtaagggggaggaaaagaagagggagaagcaCGCAAAGTAGTTCTAGCTATCAGTACCAACTTTTATGAAACCTTTGAGACCCGAAGATTTTCAGACAAATACAGCTGTCCATGATTACATAACCCTTCTTTCttgaggggaggggaggcagcggTGTGGGGGAAGGCCACAAATTATCCATTTCCTACCTGTTATGCTAGCCATTCGACTGAGACACCATTTAATTCGGAATCTGTCATTAGACTAGAGGAATGAAAATTTCAGTCAGATTGAAGTAGTACAATATGTAATTCTGACATCTGCAAGACTACTAACTAGGTCTGAAAAAGTCAcctccaaaacaaaattcattGGCTGTGGGACTGAATGTACACTTCCTGAAAATTATACTGAAGAGGAACCAAATGCCACAGAGGCTTTCCAACCAAACCCCAGGAGAAATTCTAGACTAATGTTTGGGGACAGGTTAAAGGTTAATCCATACTACAGGTATCTCCATTAAGCGgtcagagatatttttttcatgcatatttCTTCAAAGCCCTATATTTATGGATGGAGCCCAAGATCTTGACTCTCCCCACCTTTTTAAGGATTAACATTAGGCTCAAAGGGAACTGAAATGTAGTATAGCTGTCATGAAGCTTAAACGCCTCTGAATCCTCTCGTTTTGTTTTGCTCATTGGCAAATGAAACTTGAGCAAAAATTAAGATTTACAGTATTCTCATGGGGCAAGagtcataaaaatgtaaaaacatcccttagaaaagcagaattgtGTGACAATTATTCACCACAATCAATTTAAGTCAATCTTAAAAGCCCTCAACCTAAGTCAAAACACTGTCAGAGACCAAGCGAAATGTTCATCAGTAGACTAGAGCCAGAAGTGCAGGCTGAAAATAAGAAGGCAGAAAATTAGGTCTCTGCTTTATAAAAAGGTTAGCTTCTAGGGGCCATTTCTTCCTGCATGGAACTGGAAAACTTTGGTGTCTTTTCCCACTCATTTGCACACTGATCAGGTTTTAGAGTGAAGTATCTCCTTAGTCACCTAACAGAAGTGAAATTAGAGGTTTTGATTTAGAGCATCTTACTTTGACCTTGGCCATACCCTGCAGTAAAAGTGAGGCCAAACACCTCTGGCTGGCTGGACAAACTCAAGAAGTTCCTGTAAGACAACTGCGTAACAAGTACGTGAAAGATGAAATCCAGATATAGGGATCTTATGAGTGGCatcacctggggggggggggggggggggggggggcagaaaaaaaaaccaccaagttATGGTTAATGCCTCTTTCCTTAAATGATACAGTTTCCCCCTCCCTTGTatctttttatatacatatatgtatacacacaaacacacacaactCTTCTCTACAGGCAGTGTCTGGTGATTAAGCTATCAAAACTTTGCTTCTGTCAGCAAAAGACTGGCAGGTCTGGGCTGcgtgcaaacacacacacacttaccCCTTTTAACAGGCCATTATCTAAGTATTTGACATAGAAAAACATGGGTCAAGTTTGTCCCCTCTGTACACAAGGGGAGGAAGTGTCCTAATAGAAACAAACTGGAATCTATAAACTCTACTTAAGAGTCACAAGGGAAACAAGGCAGGCCAAGCCAGACACAACAATGGTATAAATGCTTTAACTTTATTGATGCATGTAAAGCTGCAAAACACTTACGacttttaaatacaaactaGGGTCTCTGAGTTACCCTGTTATGAATTAGCACTTCATGCTGAAGATATATGCAAGGACTATCAAGGGAAGGATACTCTGCTCAGGTGGGCTTGAAAGCATTTAAAGCCATACAAAGTTGTCCCATTTCAGAAGAACATACTGCAGTTATTATTGAATTAAAATAGGAAGACAGAATACAGATAACTCTGCCATTGACAAAACCATTTTGGGTGAAGTGCTCTGCCATTTGTGGGTACAAGAAACATAAAGGGTGACTGAGACAAGCTGCTGTCACTCCTTTCTCTTCAAAACTTGACAAGTTCCCAGATGGAGAACCTGTAGACTTACAAAACATTTGGATACAGATCAGATAAGCTGAATCTAAAACCGTACACCTTTGCACACCGGTCTTTTCCTCCATTGATACTCACTAGCAGCCTGACAGTGGTACCGAAAACCACGTGGTGGTacttctgcagaagagcagggtaggtgggagaaaaagaacaatCATCATCCAACATCCACAATGACAAATCCTTAACTCTCAACTAAACACTACAGTTTCATGTACAAAAAGGAACAGCTTCATCTTCCCTTATGGCCTTGTACAACTGCCACaactatttttgaaaaagttattttcagttatatgcatttttaaaaacaaagtataCTGTATACTGTGTGTGTTTAGGTCCAATCAAGAAAACATTCATTAGCATGAAATGTAAAGCACAAACATCTGAAGGTCCTCCTGGATTTATTCTACCGTCTTTGAAGCTTCATGCAGTTCTGACACTTAAGTCCATCTCTTCAGAAACAATTAGCACTTCTCCGATATTTTAATAAGTCCAACCACTTATAGTCAAAGAAATAAACTTGACTTAATACCAGAAATGTAATCAGGGCAGCGCAGTAGTAAGTGATACTAGAAAGCCTCCCTCTCACCCCAAAGCAAGATTAACTACTTCCTGTCTCCCTTCCTTGGAACTCACCTGGATCTATGAAGTGATGAAAATCAGCCATTATGCCATCCTGTAGGGAGTACCTGACACACCCAATCTCGCAAGGAAGGAAGCGCTGTTCACAGTGGGATGGCAGCTTGCCATGGCTGTAAATGTTCAGGAAGTAGAAGATGTCTGCAAccacagctgaaaggaaaaaaaaacccaacactttcAGAAGAGCCACCAGAGGTTACAGCAAGGCATCCTGGCCTCATCTCATCCAGTGAAAGCTTCAGTGCACTTTATCACGAGTGAGTAAAGTAGAGTAACGACCAAGTAAAACACACAGATCCTTCTCTGTATCTGAGGTGACAAGGTAACTAATACTGAGGCAAGAGTCAGCTGTATCGGTAGTCCTGGTACACTTTCCATAGATGCTACTGTGTGTAGAGATCAGGGcgaaaaaaatccaaaataaaagcaatttaaaaaaaaaaaaatcaaaccccaaTGTTAAGAGGCCTGGAATCCAACAGGAACTACTACTCTTTTTTATAATGAGTCTCTCCACCCTTTGGGAAAATaaggttagaaaaaaaatatcagtaattGCAAAGCAGCCTCACAAGCTCAATTCAGTAACTTGCACAAGTTAAATGAGCTGGTAATAATCTTCTGGGGTAAGAGGACCTGAGAAGTCCACTAATTAAAAGgattgcttttcctcctctaaaTGAGCTCCCAAAGAAGGTGGCAAGAATACACAAGTcaaacattaagaaataaatttattgtTTACTAATTTAAAGAGTATCcaactatgaaaaatatttcacaatacACCTTAATCCTTGTCTTCATGAATGTCATATAATGTTCTCGCTGAAGTTTAAGGTAGCTGTTTAATCCTTACCCTTAAGTTCTGCCCCTCATCAAAAAGTTCTACTTGTTCTACTAAATAATACAGATGTATAACAGTTTTTACACAGAAGCAATGCTGTATGCCAGACTTAATGGCATTAAACACCAGTTGTCCTAAGCTTGAATGCTGGTGCTCTCTTACATGGGTCTTAAACTCTACAAGCTGCGGGGTCATAGGAAAGATACCTCTCCTACCTGAGTTTGAACTGCTTTCCTTATGAAAAAATTTATACAGGACTTTTACTGAGAAATATTAAGGAGCAGCATCATAAAATGCACCTATTATCCTTTATCATCACCCCTCTCATTCAGTTTAAAGATCAATCATGTCAGCTCAAGCCACCGTGATCAATGTGATCAAATTTGCATCTTGATGACAGGGGAGCATGACCTCTGGCACGGAGGATGCTAACAAGTATTGCACTTTTTACGGAGCTACTCTTTCCTGCCCCTCCATAACCATGACAACATGAAAATAGTTCAAGAGGCTTGTTAGGTAAAAGGGTTGAGCTGAGACTTAACCACACAGCAGATACAGCTTATATTAACTGGCTGCTTGACTTAGCTTGTAAGCACTACTGTTTACcttttttcagaataatgtaATGTTCATTGGGGAAAAGATTACAGATGTGTTCATTACTCCGTTCTAATTAACATCCATTTGAAGAGGGGGTACAGATAAGAAAGGTTTAGTTTTCAAGACTTCTTTCAGTGAGGAAGCAAGCTAGGATGTTATAAAAGCACTGACAAAGTACATATCCCCTCTTTTATTCTCCCAAAGAGGCCAGGTCATCATTTTATTTAACGCCTCTACCATACAAGTTTTGAACTTTGATATCCAACAACTCTTTACTCTTTAAAATTGGTACAAGTATTCTTTCGTACTAAACTTGGATTAGGCCTTGTAAATCATAAAGGTAGGAGTTGAAGAGTtacctttttcttaaaaacctcTAAATAATTGTAAAGAAACTATTAGTGGCTATACTCTCATTAAGCTAAAAAACAGGACAGAattactgggggggggggggtagggacATTTGTACAGACTTCCTTCTGTACTACAAAAGACCATTTTACAGCAGTAGACcattagtttaaaacaaacaaacagttgACACAGATGGCTATTAGCAAAATGTAAACAGCCTTTGTATAGGTATCACTGAGAATATCTATAAAGGGCAAGCTTTTATCTACCAGGATCAACTGCTTTAAGATTACTATACCCTGATCATTCTTCCAAGACATAGCAGGGGCATCTGGAAGAGAAGTAACACTGGGCGTCTCTGTGGTCAGATGAGCAGGAACCGGATGAACCAGATTACACGGCTGGAAAAGatgagaaagttaaaaaaaataatcaaaagagTCTACTAACCTCCAATAAAGTCCTTCACCTCCTTATATAACATCCACTAACAGTTATGGTTAGGTGGAACAAGTCTGCAGTTTATATACAAGTGCCTGTGTACTTGCAGACCAGGAAGGCAAGATTTC contains these protein-coding regions:
- the MAEL gene encoding protein maelstrom homolog — encoded protein: MAHRRGSPRPYYFFVRDQLPELQGRGLPVTRVVDAVPYCSQAWALLTKEEKMAYTEKARKWNENKCSQKTVKDPCNLVHPVPAHLTTETPSVTSLPDAPAMSWKNDQAVVADIFYFLNIYSHGKLPSHCEQRFLPCEIGCVRYSLQDGIMADFHHFIDPEVPPRGFRYHCQAASDATHKIPISGFHLSRTCYAVVLQELLEFVQPARGVWPHFYCRSNDRFRIKWCLSRMASITGIESHLELLDVEDLVIELYRKKYQKEPSKTWVCRELDVFLWDFSSNTRCKWHEENDILCCALASCKKIAYCISKCLASVYGVSLTAAHLPLQDSNYGESTNTKMVILDAGRFQKMKPEGSGCDRHFAPPSQDQELVPSNCDSPCGVNTSLYGTSTMRGRGITRLLKSTSDLSKSFSN